One window from the genome of Paracoccus zhejiangensis encodes:
- the tssM gene encoding type VI secretion system membrane subunit TssM: protein MRNQPWLRVVLTILGLILFAVAVWIGLPMTGWATGSTIWFRATVIGVVWGIFFLVWFIRWRRRVRAAREIEAALVPEIPKGDGKELAERMETALATLKKSGGASYLYDLPWYVIIGPPGAGKTTALANSGIEFPLSQAEAISGFGGTRYADFWFSEDAVLIDTAGRYTTQDSDAEADKASWDAFLELLKKSRPNRPINGIILSFSVEDMMTEEPASLARHAETVRARLAEVHEVLKVDFPVYVMFTKADLIAGFREYFASFSLNRRKLVWGATFQTEDRKAITVEAVPAEFDKLVSRLSDEVIDRLNEEPDGISRIAIFGLPGQMALLRDNVTDFLRRVFEPTRYKSNAILRGFYFTSGTQEGTPIDQVLGAMNKAGGGVSFQPSFMSGKGKSYFIHDLLRRVIFAEQGWVSLDQKAVRRSMILRGLAFGAIAAVTLAALTGFGVSYWKNYRLVNTAEAETAAYATAVSQELQRQVITDPDLTPVLPLLNDLAGIPAGLGQPGFWERFGLGQRTRVVSAASDAYSDALERMMRPRMILDLEQQIPQIIRDGETTAIYRALKVYLLLGGQGERTDDDAIKTWFDARWRDLYTDRAGIDMRDQLGGHLAAMLAMDSDRNLLVDIDQATVDAARQAIAQLPVDEQAYAILQDGVAASGLPDWSLIDATDPNGDMVFATRDGTELANMIVPAMYTYEGFWSYFYPGLEEVGQKLRDDQWVLGDLAQRAEIEERLNRLDRDLMERYRRDFKSAWDKVLNNLALTNLSGDKPRYQVLEAAVSASASPILALVKAVDDETRLTREFEGLDGMTPEQLAAAGGEGGTAGEVGSDVGNAIGDRIRSRSTGVQRILLDAAANNAKSQTSALGGAGGGGQRESAVRPIELIAEDFENWHEILRGEVGKRPIDTLLGNLGAVWQNLRLAEQSPDQSAAVLPSLLNSLTQYNSQLPQQLAGLVNEAEGDFQEDASDASLEQMNRALADDITFFCRENITSAYPFGSSARSLSIDNFARFFGPGGDMDRYFTEYLEPYVERSPDGLRYRQDKPLAGRMSTAALLQFQRAEMIRQAFFASGGTTPSVQITVTQVDAHPTVESAMLSINDAIIPTVTGSLPQTVTWPNTGKATVLQLSPALNTASQLRFEGSAWTFMQLLDAASSANQTGDTLRATFVVGGRSITYDFTINAVKNPFTMAELRQFECPQSLE, encoded by the coding sequence ATGAGAAACCAGCCCTGGCTGCGCGTGGTGCTGACGATCCTCGGCCTGATCCTCTTCGCCGTGGCGGTCTGGATCGGCCTGCCGATGACCGGATGGGCCACCGGCTCGACCATCTGGTTCCGCGCCACCGTCATCGGTGTCGTCTGGGGCATCTTCTTCCTCGTCTGGTTCATCCGCTGGCGCCGTCGCGTCCGCGCCGCCCGCGAGATCGAGGCCGCGCTGGTCCCCGAGATCCCCAAGGGCGACGGCAAGGAACTGGCAGAGCGGATGGAAACCGCGCTCGCCACGCTGAAGAAATCGGGCGGCGCCTCCTATCTCTATGACCTGCCCTGGTATGTCATCATCGGCCCGCCCGGCGCCGGCAAGACCACCGCGCTGGCGAATTCCGGCATCGAGTTCCCGCTGTCGCAGGCCGAGGCGATCTCGGGCTTCGGCGGCACCCGCTATGCCGATTTCTGGTTCTCCGAGGATGCGGTGCTGATCGACACCGCCGGGCGCTATACCACGCAGGACAGCGACGCCGAGGCCGACAAGGCCAGCTGGGACGCCTTCCTGGAGCTGCTGAAGAAATCCCGCCCGAACCGGCCGATCAACGGCATCATCCTGTCCTTCTCGGTCGAGGACATGATGACCGAGGAACCCGCCAGCCTTGCCCGCCATGCCGAGACCGTGCGCGCCCGGCTGGCCGAGGTGCATGAGGTGCTGAAGGTTGATTTCCCGGTCTATGTGATGTTCACCAAGGCCGACCTGATCGCCGGCTTCCGCGAATATTTCGCCTCGTTCAGCCTCAACCGCCGTAAGCTGGTCTGGGGCGCGACCTTCCAGACCGAGGACCGCAAGGCGATCACCGTCGAGGCGGTCCCGGCCGAGTTCGACAAGCTGGTCTCGCGCCTGTCGGACGAGGTGATCGACCGGCTGAACGAGGAACCCGACGGCATTTCCCGCATCGCCATCTTCGGCCTGCCCGGCCAGATGGCGCTCTTGCGCGACAACGTGACCGATTTCCTGCGCCGGGTGTTCGAACCGACGCGCTACAAGTCGAACGCCATCCTGCGCGGCTTCTATTTCACCTCGGGCACGCAAGAGGGCACGCCCATCGATCAGGTGCTCGGGGCGATGAACAAGGCGGGCGGCGGCGTCAGCTTCCAGCCGAGCTTCATGTCCGGCAAGGGCAAAAGCTATTTCATCCACGACCTTCTGCGCCGGGTGATCTTTGCCGAACAGGGCTGGGTCAGCCTTGACCAGAAGGCGGTGCGCCGCTCGATGATCCTGCGCGGGCTGGCCTTTGGCGCGATTGCTGCGGTGACGCTGGCGGCGCTGACCGGCTTTGGCGTCAGCTATTGGAAGAACTACCGGCTGGTGAACACCGCCGAGGCCGAGACTGCCGCCTATGCCACCGCCGTCTCGCAGGAATTGCAGCGTCAGGTCATCACCGACCCCGACCTGACGCCGGTCCTGCCGCTGCTGAATGATCTGGCCGGCATCCCCGCCGGCCTCGGCCAGCCGGGCTTCTGGGAACGCTTCGGCCTTGGCCAGCGCACCCGTGTGGTCTCCGCCGCCAGTGACGCCTATTCCGACGCGCTGGAGCGGATGATGCGGCCGCGCATGATCCTTGATCTGGAACAGCAGATTCCGCAGATCATCCGCGATGGCGAGACGACGGCGATCTATCGCGCGCTGAAGGTCTATCTGCTTCTGGGCGGGCAGGGCGAGCGCACCGATGACGATGCGATCAAGACCTGGTTCGACGCTCGCTGGCGCGATCTCTATACCGACCGCGCCGGGATCGACATGCGCGATCAGCTGGGCGGGCATCTGGCCGCCATGCTGGCGATGGACAGCGACCGCAACCTGCTGGTCGATATCGATCAGGCGACGGTCGATGCCGCGCGGCAGGCGATTGCCCAACTGCCGGTCGATGAACAGGCCTATGCCATCCTGCAGGACGGGGTTGCGGCCTCGGGCCTGCCCGACTGGTCGCTCATCGATGCGACCGACCCGAATGGCGACATGGTCTTTGCCACCCGCGACGGCACCGAGCTGGCGAACATGATCGTCCCGGCCATGTATACCTATGAGGGCTTCTGGTCCTATTTCTATCCGGGTCTGGAAGAGGTCGGGCAGAAGTTGCGCGACGATCAATGGGTGCTGGGCGATCTGGCACAGCGGGCCGAGATCGAGGAGCGGCTGAACCGTCTCGACCGAGACCTGATGGAACGCTATCGCCGCGATTTCAAATCGGCCTGGGACAAGGTGCTGAACAACCTCGCGCTGACCAATCTCTCGGGTGACAAGCCGCGCTACCAGGTGCTCGAAGCCGCGGTTTCGGCCAGCGCCTCGCCGATCCTGGCGCTGGTCAAGGCGGTCGATGACGAGACGCGGCTGACCCGCGAGTTCGAGGGGCTGGACGGGATGACCCCGGAACAGCTTGCTGCGGCGGGCGGCGAGGGCGGCACGGCGGGCGAGGTGGGCAGCGATGTCGGCAATGCCATCGGCGACCGCATCCGCAGCCGCTCGACCGGGGTGCAGCGCATCCTGCTGGACGCGGCGGCCAACAATGCCAAGTCGCAGACCAGCGCCCTCGGCGGCGCGGGTGGCGGCGGGCAGCGCGAAAGCGCCGTGCGCCCGATCGAACTGATCGCGGAAGACTTTGAGAACTGGCACGAGATCCTGCGCGGCGAGGTCGGCAAGCGCCCGATCGACACGCTTCTGGGCAATCTCGGCGCGGTCTGGCAGAACCTGCGTCTGGCCGAGCAGAGCCCCGACCAGTCGGCTGCCGTCCTGCCCTCGCTTCTGAACAGCCTCACCCAGTATAACAGCCAGCTGCCGCAGCAACTGGCCGGTCTGGTGAACGAGGCCGAGGGCGATTTCCAGGAGGATGCCAGCGACGCCAGCCTCGAGCAGATGAACCGGGCGCTGGCCGATGACATCACCTTCTTCTGCCGCGAGAACATCACCTCGGCCTATCCCTTCGGCTCCTCGGCGCGCAGCCTGTCGATCGACAATTTCGCCCGCTTCTTCGGACCGGGCGGCGACATGGACCGCTATTTCACCGAATATCTCGAGCCCTATGTCGAACGCAGCCCCGACGGCTTGCGCTATCGTCAGGACAAGCCGCTGGCCGGGCGCATGTCCACCGCCGCGCTGCTGCAGTTCCAGCGCGCCGAGATGATCCGTCAGGCCTTCTTTGCCAGCGGCGGCACCACGCCTTCGGTGCAGATCACCGTGACGCAGGTCGATGCCCATCCGACGGTCGAAAGCGCCATGCTGTCGATCAATGACGCGATCATCCCCACCGTCACCGGCTCGCTGCCGCAAACCGTCACCTGGCCTAACACCGGCAAGGCCACGGTGCTGCAGCTCAGCCCGGCGCTGAACACCGCCTCGCAGCTGCGCTTCGAGGGCAGCGCCTGGACCTTCATGCAGCTGCTGGACGCCGCCAGTTCTGCCAACCAGACGGGCGACACGCTGCGCGCGACCTTTGTGGTCGGCGGGCGTTCGATTACCTACGATTTCACCATCAACGCGGTGAAGAATCCCTTTACCATGGCCGAACTGCGACAGTTCGAGTGCCCGCAAAGCCTCGAATAG
- a CDS encoding PP2C family protein-serine/threonine phosphatase: protein MPGDSDLFLFDTGAGSDTGRLREHNEDSYLSLPSAGVWVVADGMGGHQAGDVASAIITSEIESVGVPVSAQDQRARVSERLDRAHHRILARSAEMGNVTIGATVVALLIHEAGFVCLWAGDSRIYLMRQGRLSRLTVDHSEVQELLSSGMIDEEEARHWPRKNVITRAIGIHDGPNYETVTGSVQQGDVFLLCSDGLTEHLRDEELAEVLASDRATAQQMVDHLIDETLRRGARDNVTCLAVRCLPRGGEGHDL from the coding sequence ATGCCGGGCGACAGTGATCTTTTCCTCTTCGACACCGGCGCCGGCAGCGATACCGGCCGGCTGCGCGAGCATAACGAGGACAGCTATCTCAGCCTGCCCTCTGCCGGGGTCTGGGTGGTGGCCGACGGCATGGGCGGGCATCAGGCGGGCGATGTCGCCAGCGCCATCATCACCAGCGAGATCGAAAGCGTCGGCGTGCCGGTCTCGGCGCAGGACCAACGCGCCCGTGTGTCCGAACGGCTGGACCGCGCGCATCACCGCATTCTCGCCCGTTCGGCCGAGATGGGGAACGTCACCATCGGCGCCACCGTCGTCGCGCTGCTGATCCACGAGGCGGGTTTCGTCTGCCTCTGGGCCGGTGACAGCCGCATCTACCTGATGCGGCAAGGCCGGTTGTCCCGGCTGACCGTAGATCACAGCGAGGTGCAGGAACTGCTGTCCTCGGGCATGATCGACGAGGAAGAGGCCCGGCACTGGCCGCGCAAGAACGTCATCACCCGTGCCATCGGCATCCATGACGGGCCGAATTACGAGACCGTCACCGGCAGCGTGCAGCAGGGTGATGTCTTCCTGCTCTGCAGCGACGGGCTGACCGAACATCTGCGCGATGAGGAACTGGCCGAGGTGCTGGCCAGCGACCGCGCCACGGCGCAGCAGATGGTTGACCACCTGATCGACGAGACCCTGCGGCGCGGCGCGCGTGACAATGTCACCTGCCTTGCCGTCCGTTGCCTGCCCCGCGGGGGCGAGGGGCATGACCTTTGA
- the tssL gene encoding type VI secretion system protein TssL, long form, producing the protein MAGRDDEKTVFGGPLPGAGARKDQTRAPRDDSPFGRETPLRGMDTGGDDRTVIGGPLPSLGRPGAGGGQSGSPFDQRPSPSDWDRPRPAPPSQGWPAQRPESGNTWIGGPQQPAYPPQQPYQPAQQGWSGQAPGYGNIGSAAGGDRGFFPDIPRDRAGQAAPMQGPKIPLQQALQVKGLGKGASTNPILAAAAPLLILLGRLRTGLVEMQAAPLMDHVTREIDQFERNLLSHGVNPHEAAVSKYILSGTADDIVQNLPGADRGDWLQYSMVARFFGKRDSGVGFFQETEKAMQVPGQSYNLLGLILTCLNLGFEGQYRTLPNGAVDLSRIRNAIYETLRRVTPRPDEDIAVTWAPVVQGKGRRFAAVSVPAILGGAAILLLGSYALLSTLINRDGAAAAEALRALHPGNAIIAIERTPGPVYVASQAQLDRIREAFAAEIADGLISVDEKGDYIAIRVGNQLLFDSGKSDVREEFAPLAARITEVLNAEGGPVLIQGYTDNVPLRGTGRFKNNEELSAARAQSVTDALTGTIDDAARFRVEGKGEADAVADNATEEGRAQNRRVEIMLAKEGTY; encoded by the coding sequence ATGGCCGGGCGCGACGACGAAAAGACGGTCTTCGGCGGCCCGCTGCCGGGCGCAGGGGCGCGCAAGGACCAGACCCGCGCCCCGCGTGATGACAGCCCCTTCGGCCGCGAGACGCCCCTGCGCGGGATGGATACGGGCGGCGATGACCGCACCGTCATCGGCGGCCCGCTGCCCTCGCTCGGGCGTCCCGGCGCGGGGGGCGGCCAGTCGGGATCGCCCTTCGATCAGCGTCCATCGCCCTCGGACTGGGACCGGCCGCGCCCCGCGCCGCCATCGCAGGGCTGGCCGGCGCAGCGGCCGGAATCCGGCAATACCTGGATCGGCGGGCCGCAGCAGCCGGCCTATCCGCCGCAGCAGCCCTATCAGCCCGCCCAGCAGGGCTGGTCCGGTCAGGCCCCCGGTTATGGCAATATCGGCAGCGCCGCCGGTGGTGATCGGGGCTTTTTCCCCGACATTCCGCGTGACCGTGCCGGGCAGGCCGCGCCGATGCAGGGTCCGAAGATCCCGCTGCAACAGGCGTTGCAGGTCAAGGGGCTGGGCAAGGGCGCCTCGACCAACCCGATCCTTGCCGCCGCCGCGCCGCTGCTGATCCTGCTCGGGCGGCTGCGCACCGGGCTCGTGGAGATGCAGGCCGCGCCGCTGATGGATCACGTTACACGCGAGATCGACCAGTTCGAGCGCAACCTGCTGTCCCACGGCGTGAACCCGCACGAGGCGGCGGTGTCGAAATACATCCTCTCGGGCACGGCGGATGATATCGTCCAGAACCTGCCCGGCGCGGATCGCGGCGACTGGCTGCAATATTCGATGGTCGCGCGCTTCTTCGGCAAGCGCGATTCCGGTGTCGGCTTCTTCCAGGAGACCGAGAAGGCGATGCAGGTGCCGGGGCAATCCTATAACCTCCTGGGCCTGATCCTGACCTGTCTGAACCTCGGTTTCGAGGGCCAGTACCGCACCCTGCCGAATGGCGCGGTGGACCTGTCGCGCATCCGCAATGCCATCTACGAAACCCTGCGCCGGGTGACGCCGCGCCCGGACGAGGATATCGCGGTCACCTGGGCACCGGTGGTGCAGGGAAAGGGCCGGCGCTTCGCCGCTGTCTCGGTGCCGGCGATCCTTGGCGGGGCGGCGATCCTGCTGCTGGGCAGCTATGCGCTGCTCTCGACCCTTATCAACCGCGATGGCGCGGCGGCGGCCGAGGCGCTGAGGGCGCTGCATCCCGGCAATGCCATCATTGCCATCGAGCGCACGCCGGGTCCGGTCTATGTCGCCAGCCAGGCGCAGCTTGACCGCATCCGTGAGGCCTTCGCCGCCGAGATTGCCGACGGGCTGATCAGCGTCGATGAAAAGGGCGACTACATCGCCATCCGTGTCGGCAACCAGCTTCTCTTCGACAGCGGCAAATCCGACGTGCGCGAGGAATTTGCCCCGCTGGCCGCCCGCATCACCGAGGTGCTGAATGCCGAGGGCGGGCCGGTGCTGATCCAGGGCTATACCGACAACGTGCCCCTGCGCGGCACCGGGCGGTTCAAGAACAACGAGGAGCTGTCGGCGGCCCGGGCGCAATCCGTGACCGATGCGCTGACCGGCACCATCGACGATGCCGCGCGCTTCCGCGTCGAGGGCAAGGGCGAGGCCGACGCGGTGGCCGACAACGCCACCGAGGAGGGCCGGGCCCAGAACCGCCGGGTCGAGATCATGCTGGCCAAGGAGGGCACCTATTGA
- the tagF gene encoding type VI secretion system-associated protein TagF, with protein sequence MAAPGIYGKHPGFGDFISADLPELADRELVPWMTGLLAETRKGLGEDWEPVWDVALPLRFWIGGAIWGGPHLKGVARPSRDRVGRRFPLIAVAETADAPPVQHPDQDFYQVTEAALAGEVTSASALREQLAAHLGDATGAVDVAPAATFWAANPALDVADLLGQIEATDRQRAAAARSYWWTGATEGRASAVLACDGLPRAGELAWLLAGVPAEARVGTETPLQIPPAEPRLMANSEDRNAGRQ encoded by the coding sequence ATGGCGGCACCCGGCATCTATGGCAAGCATCCCGGCTTCGGCGATTTCATATCGGCCGACCTGCCGGAGCTGGCCGATCGCGAGTTGGTGCCGTGGATGACCGGTCTTTTGGCCGAGACCCGCAAGGGGCTGGGCGAGGATTGGGAGCCGGTCTGGGACGTGGCCCTGCCGCTGCGCTTCTGGATCGGCGGCGCGATCTGGGGCGGGCCGCATCTGAAGGGCGTGGCACGGCCAAGCCGCGACCGCGTGGGCCGCCGCTTTCCGCTGATCGCCGTGGCCGAGACCGCTGATGCGCCGCCGGTGCAGCACCCGGATCAGGACTTCTACCAGGTGACCGAGGCCGCGCTGGCGGGCGAAGTCACCTCGGCCAGCGCGCTGCGCGAGCAACTGGCGGCGCATTTGGGCGACGCGACGGGGGCGGTGGATGTGGCACCGGCGGCGACCTTCTGGGCCGCCAATCCGGCGCTGGACGTGGCCGACCTGCTGGGCCAGATCGAGGCCACCGACCGGCAGCGGGCGGCGGCGGCGCGCAGCTATTGGTGGACAGGGGCGACCGAGGGGCGCGCCAGCGCCGTGCTGGCCTGCGACGGGCTGCCGCGCGCTGGCGAGTTGGCATGGCTTCTGGCCGGTGTGCCGGCTGAAGCGCGGGTCGGGACAGAGACCCCGTTGCAAATCCCGCCGGCAGAGCCGAGGCTGATGGCGAACAGCGAGGACAGGAATGCCGGGCGACAGTGA
- a CDS encoding serine/threonine-protein kinase — MSAASDQEPENDGDRTRITPAPAPGDERTRLSERPLPTRSATAPLPEVSLQGPLADRVVEAGVLINNNYRIQRMLSAGGMGEVYKAENVFTGDPVAVKIVLPSLASDDGIIQLFKREARILGQLNDSAIVRYHNFVLDQGLNRYCLIMEYIDGNTLWDQVDSYGPIPGDAALHLIGRLSEGLAKAHARGVTHRDLSPDNVMLRGNRIEDAVLIDFGIARAVDFGEGTLAGRFAGKFKYVSPEQLGHYGGEIGPAADIYGMALMVSAVLRGKALDMGSSAVEAVEARRGIPDLSGLPHEIYPLLQYMLEPDPRARPASMEDVALMAEDPTRIPLRYRMPLWGGQGGGDRATTGALTGPISVHGVETTSDSPFGPATQPVEPQTAEPQPRRKLPLVPLAAAGVLVALALGGWMVLGRGDQPPPDVAVTGGSETPPDAAMVLPARDLTTREGFLAGYDLGACAHVQRVASGLDAGKLAAVADRVLDTEPLVDAYDTAFGTRPEVIASRIDPAQCAAADFVRTLQGRAEPPPVLSLDAPSLPVGGTVAGRVREAQGRSIWLFLVAADGGLHDLSSRLVPQADGSFTFSFGLALQDLTAASPQLIVALASRSPLVAPTTIAAAAPVATVLPQVLDEITKAGGFAAADLAFFALTPPDTGTIPEN, encoded by the coding sequence TTGAGCGCGGCATCCGATCAGGAGCCTGAGAACGACGGGGACCGCACCCGGATCACCCCGGCGCCCGCACCGGGGGACGAGCGCACCCGGCTGTCAGAGCGGCCGTTGCCGACTCGCTCCGCCACCGCTCCCTTGCCCGAGGTTTCGCTGCAGGGTCCCCTTGCCGACCGCGTGGTCGAGGCGGGGGTTCTCATCAACAACAACTACCGCATCCAGCGGATGCTGTCCGCCGGCGGCATGGGCGAGGTCTACAAGGCCGAGAACGTCTTCACCGGCGACCCGGTGGCGGTCAAGATCGTGCTGCCGAGCCTCGCCAGCGACGACGGCATCATCCAGCTGTTCAAGCGCGAGGCCCGAATCCTCGGCCAGCTGAACGACAGCGCCATCGTCCGTTACCACAATTTCGTGCTGGATCAGGGGCTGAACCGCTATTGCCTGATCATGGAGTACATCGACGGCAATACGCTGTGGGACCAGGTCGACAGCTATGGGCCGATCCCCGGCGATGCGGCGCTGCACCTGATCGGCAGGCTCTCCGAGGGGCTGGCCAAGGCCCATGCGCGCGGCGTCACCCATCGCGATCTCTCGCCCGATAACGTGATGCTGCGCGGCAACCGCATCGAGGACGCGGTGCTGATCGATTTCGGCATCGCCCGAGCGGTGGATTTCGGCGAGGGCACGCTGGCGGGGCGTTTTGCCGGCAAGTTCAAATATGTCTCGCCCGAACAACTGGGCCATTACGGCGGCGAGATCGGCCCGGCGGCCGACATCTATGGCATGGCGCTGATGGTATCAGCCGTGCTGCGCGGCAAGGCGCTGGACATGGGCAGCTCGGCGGTCGAGGCGGTCGAGGCGCGGCGCGGCATTCCCGACCTCTCGGGCCTGCCACACGAGATCTATCCGCTGTTGCAATATATGCTGGAACCCGATCCGCGGGCGCGGCCGGCCTCGATGGAAGACGTGGCGCTAATGGCCGAGGACCCGACGCGCATTCCCCTGCGCTACCGGATGCCGCTCTGGGGCGGGCAGGGGGGCGGGGATCGCGCCACCACCGGCGCCTTGACCGGCCCGATCTCGGTCCATGGAGTCGAAACCACCTCTGACAGTCCCTTCGGCCCTGCGACCCAGCCGGTCGAGCCCCAGACCGCAGAGCCCCAGCCGCGCCGCAAGCTGCCGCTGGTCCCGCTGGCCGCCGCCGGAGTGCTGGTGGCTCTGGCGCTTGGCGGATGGATGGTGCTTGGCAGGGGGGATCAACCGCCGCCGGATGTGGCGGTCACGGGCGGCAGCGAGACCCCGCCCGACGCGGCGATGGTCCTTCCCGCACGCGACCTGACCACGCGCGAGGGGTTTCTGGCCGGCTATGACCTTGGTGCCTGCGCGCATGTGCAGCGGGTCGCCTCGGGTCTCGATGCCGGCAAGCTGGCAGCGGTCGCGGACCGGGTGCTCGATACCGAGCCGCTGGTTGACGCCTATGACACGGCGTTCGGGACAAGGCCCGAGGTGATCGCCAGCCGCATCGATCCCGCGCAATGCGCCGCTGCCGATTTCGTCCGCACCCTGCAAGGCCGAGCCGAGCCGCCGCCGGTCCTGTCGCTTGATGCGCCCAGCCTGCCGGTCGGCGGCACCGTCGCTGGCCGCGTGCGCGAGGCGCAGGGGCGCAGCATCTGGCTGTTCCTTGTCGCCGCCGATGGCGGCTTGCACGACCTCTCCTCGCGGCTGGTGCCGCAAGCGGATGGCAGTTTCACCTTCAGCTTCGGTCTGGCGCTGCAGGACCTGACCGCCGCCAGCCCGCAACTGATCGTGGCCCTGGCCAGTCGCAGCCCACTGGTCGCGCCCACCACCATCGCCGCCGCCGCCCCGGTGGCAACCGTGCTCCCACAGGTGCTGGACGAGATCACCAAGGCCGGCGGATTTGCCGCAGCCGATCTGGCTTTCTTCGCGCTGACTCCACCCGATACCGGGACTATTCCCGAGAACTGA
- the tssK gene encoding type VI secretion system baseplate subunit TssK, with protein sequence MSWFSKVAWKEGLFLQPQHLQQADRYLENLVRARTDVITPYPWGVAEMQIDRDMAQQGRIGLRAVTGIMPDGTPFDAPGTGPLPVAVEVPDDAAGSFVWLTLPDVSPNTRDAAPLDDQGATTRWGVVAETVGDSASSARIEQVLELAVPRLELAVRKTPRPGYQNLRLARITEVRDGVVSFDDTIPPPVLVLAGHPQVLGWLTRVIGWIEARLETLARYASDPSAGGGMQASDYLMLMCLNREIGVLRHLNSIHAIHPERLYERLVGLACELATFDNGSRLAPVYAAYDHGDLKASFTPVVQDIQRLLSRDIGRAIRLKLRQVRQNSYIAQVDDRNLFREATFVVEVESAKPQGQVQAQFPELCKVGPNTRMNEIVNNNLPGIPLQHLPNPPRQIRVLSSNVYFRLEKNAALWREFSTAPAIGMHFAGDWPELKLELWAIPEKG encoded by the coding sequence ATGTCCTGGTTCAGCAAGGTCGCCTGGAAGGAAGGGCTGTTTCTGCAGCCCCAGCATCTGCAACAGGCCGACCGCTATCTCGAGAACCTCGTCCGCGCGCGGACCGATGTGATTACGCCCTATCCATGGGGCGTGGCCGAGATGCAGATCGATCGCGACATGGCCCAGCAGGGCCGCATCGGGCTGCGCGCCGTCACCGGCATCATGCCCGACGGCACGCCCTTCGATGCGCCCGGCACCGGCCCGCTGCCCGTGGCGGTTGAAGTGCCCGATGACGCTGCCGGCAGCTTCGTCTGGCTGACACTGCCCGATGTCTCGCCCAATACCCGCGATGCCGCACCGCTGGACGATCAGGGCGCCACGACACGCTGGGGCGTGGTGGCCGAGACCGTGGGCGACAGCGCCAGCAGCGCCCGGATCGAGCAGGTGCTGGAACTCGCGGTGCCGCGGCTGGAACTGGCGGTGCGCAAGACGCCCCGCCCCGGCTACCAGAACCTGCGACTGGCGCGGATCACCGAGGTGCGCGACGGCGTGGTCAGCTTTGACGACACCATCCCGCCGCCGGTGCTGGTGCTGGCCGGGCACCCGCAGGTGCTGGGCTGGCTCACCCGCGTCATCGGCTGGATCGAAGCGCGGCTGGAAACCTTGGCCCGCTATGCCAGCGACCCCTCGGCGGGCGGGGGGATGCAAGCCTCTGATTACCTGATGCTGATGTGCCTCAACCGCGAGATCGGCGTGCTCAGGCATCTTAACAGCATCCATGCCATCCATCCCGAGCGGCTGTATGAGCGGCTGGTGGGTCTGGCCTGCGAGTTGGCCACCTTCGACAATGGCAGCCGCCTGGCGCCGGTCTATGCGGCCTATGATCATGGCGATCTGAAGGCCAGCTTCACCCCGGTGGTGCAGGACATCCAGCGGCTCCTCAGCCGCGACATCGGCCGGGCGATCCGTCTGAAGCTGCGGCAGGTGCGGCAGAACAGCTATATCGCGCAGGTGGACGACCGGAACCTGTTCCGCGAGGCGACCTTCGTGGTCGAGGTTGAAAGCGCCAAGCCGCAGGGGCAGGTGCAGGCGCAGTTCCCCGAACTGTGCAAGGTCGGCCCGAACACGCGGATGAACGAGATCGTCAACAACAACCTGCCGGGCATCCCCCTGCAGCACCTGCCGAACCCGCCCCGGCAGATCCGGGTCCTGTCCTCGAATGTCTATTTCCGGCTGGAAAAGAACGCCGCTCTCTGGCGCGAGTTTTCCACCGCACCCGCCATCGGCATGCATTTCGCCGGTGACTGGCCCGAGCTGAAGCTCGAGCTTTGGGCCATTCCGGAGAAGGGCTGA